One Paenibacillus sp. FSL H7-0737 DNA segment encodes these proteins:
- the plsY gene encoding glycerol-3-phosphate 1-O-acyltransferase PlsY yields MALELLVIVVSYLLGSVSFSVLFAKLLKGIDIRQYGSGNAGATNTLRVLGKGPAISVLVLDVLKGVAAVWLGTWVGGWGTWVAALCGIAAIVGHNWPLYFRFRGGKGIATTIGVMATLCLWPALLAGVIAIGSIFITRYVSLGSLIFVALTPVFLLLTGFTQPVLWTSIIIAVFAFWRHRTNIVKIVEGRENKIGSKVKGGNRVV; encoded by the coding sequence GTGGCGCTTGAACTTCTGGTTATCGTTGTAAGCTATTTGCTTGGTTCTGTCAGCTTTAGTGTGCTGTTCGCCAAGCTACTAAAGGGAATTGATATCCGTCAATATGGGAGCGGCAATGCGGGGGCTACCAATACACTGCGTGTACTGGGAAAAGGTCCTGCGATATCTGTGCTAGTGCTGGATGTACTGAAGGGTGTTGCCGCAGTTTGGTTAGGAACTTGGGTAGGCGGCTGGGGAACCTGGGTTGCTGCTCTTTGCGGAATCGCTGCCATTGTCGGACATAACTGGCCGCTTTACTTCCGTTTCCGTGGCGGAAAGGGCATCGCTACTACGATCGGTGTTATGGCCACACTGTGTTTATGGCCTGCACTGCTCGCTGGTGTTATCGCCATAGGATCTATCTTTATCACTCGTTACGTGTCACTTGGCTCGTTGATTTTTGTCGCGCTGACACCGGTTTTTCTATTATTGACAGGATTTACACAGCCTGTGCTCTGGACCAGTATTATCATTGCGGTTTTTGCCTTCTGGCGGCACCGGACGAACATTGTTAAGATTGTAGAGGGCCGTGAGAACAAGATAGGCTCAAAAGTAAAAGGAGGGAATCGTGTTGTCTGA
- a CDS encoding NAD(P)H-dependent glycerol-3-phosphate dehydrogenase, which produces MSDKVTVLVAGSWGTALASVLAANHSEVYLWTRNSDQAAEINGSHINNKYLPGISLPANIIATTDLETAVSGSKAVVIVAPSSGMRQVARSLKPFWKDEMLCVHATKGFETESKKRMSIVIAEELGCDEGQIVVLSGPSHAEEVVRLCPTTVVVASPDDKRTAEAQELFINNDFRVYTNRDQVGVELAGALKNIIALGAGLSDGLGFGDNAKAALLTRGLAEISRVGVELGANPLTFAGLAGVGDLVVTATSQHSRNWRAGFMLGQGKPLDEVLESMGMVVEGIRTTEAAYAISIKLGVQMPITDQIYHVLFKGRSPRSAVEALMGRDRKPELEAISQETWEQWHS; this is translated from the coding sequence TTGTCTGATAAAGTAACCGTACTAGTAGCGGGGAGCTGGGGAACTGCGCTGGCAAGTGTGCTGGCTGCGAATCACTCGGAAGTTTATCTGTGGACACGTAACTCTGATCAAGCTGCCGAGATCAATGGTTCTCATATCAATAATAAGTATTTACCGGGGATTTCTCTGCCCGCAAACATCATTGCAACCACCGATCTGGAGACCGCAGTTTCCGGTTCTAAAGCGGTTGTTATTGTAGCCCCATCTTCAGGTATGCGACAGGTTGCTCGCAGTCTGAAGCCGTTCTGGAAGGATGAAATGCTATGCGTTCATGCTACGAAGGGCTTTGAGACTGAAAGCAAGAAACGGATGTCCATAGTTATTGCTGAAGAACTCGGCTGTGACGAAGGTCAGATTGTCGTTCTCTCCGGACCGAGTCATGCAGAGGAAGTAGTGCGCCTGTGTCCTACTACAGTTGTTGTGGCTTCACCTGATGATAAGCGTACTGCTGAAGCACAGGAATTGTTCATAAACAATGATTTTCGTGTATATACGAACCGTGATCAGGTAGGAGTAGAGCTTGCCGGCGCACTAAAGAATATTATTGCACTCGGTGCAGGTTTATCCGATGGTCTAGGATTTGGGGATAATGCTAAGGCGGCGCTTCTGACACGTGGACTGGCCGAGATTTCTCGGGTGGGCGTCGAGCTTGGAGCGAATCCTTTGACCTTTGCAGGGCTTGCAGGTGTTGGCGATCTAGTAGTGACTGCTACGAGCCAGCACAGCCGTAACTGGCGTGCTGGCTTTATGCTCGGGCAAGGGAAACCACTGGATGAGGTACTGGAGTCGATGGGAATGGTTGTCGAAGGTATTCGTACCACGGAGGCAGCTTATGCCATTTCCATCAAGCTAGGGGTCCAAATGCCCATTACAGATCAAATTTATCATGTCCTATTTAAAGGTAGAAGTCCACGTAGTGCTGTTGAGGCTCTGATGGGCCGTGATCGTAAACCTGAGCTTGAGGCAATATCTCAGGAAACTTGGGAGCAGTGGCATTCCTGA
- a CDS encoding stage VI sporulation protein F → MSRDFSKDALNAINKKAGKNITESAVKKLASTVKPGTTQNEAQLRQLIKQVSSMAKVPVSEATVQEIINAVKKGGAGSGTMESLMKMMLKK, encoded by the coding sequence GTGAGCAGAGATTTTTCCAAGGATGCATTGAACGCCATTAACAAAAAGGCGGGCAAGAACATTACGGAAAGTGCCGTCAAAAAGCTAGCCAGTACGGTCAAACCAGGAACTACGCAGAATGAAGCCCAGCTCCGCCAGTTAATTAAGCAGGTGTCATCGATGGCGAAAGTGCCGGTCAGTGAAGCTACTGTGCAGGAAATTATTAATGCCGTCAAAAAAGGCGGCGCAGGTTCCGGCACAATGGAGTCTTTAATGAAAATGATGCTTAAAAAATAG
- the der gene encoding ribosome biogenesis GTPase Der, with the protein MARPVVAIVGRPNVGKSTIFNRLIGDRLAIVEDKPGITRDRIYGISDWNGKSFSVIDTGGIEIDGDDTILKSIRVQAELAIEEADVIVFMCEAKSGVTNSDEEVAQILFRSGKPIVLAINKVDNMKRADDIYEFYSLGFGDPIGISGSHGTGLGDLLDAVVERLPEKIDDEYDDDVIRVALIGRPNVGKSSLVNAILGEERVIVSDIAGTTRDAIDTPFERDGQRYVLIDTAGMRKKGKVYENIEKYSVMRAMRAIERADVVLVVINGEEGIIDQDKHIAGYAHEAGKASIFVVNKWDAIEKDDKTMQNFESKIRDHFLFMSYAPVVFLSALTKQRLQKLLPVVQHVSQQHALRITTHLVNDVVSDAIAINPPPTDKGRRLRINYVTQVAVKPPTIVVFVNDPSLMHFSYERYLENKIRAAFNFEGTPIRLFTRRKSENEG; encoded by the coding sequence ATGGCAAGACCCGTTGTGGCAATCGTTGGGAGGCCTAACGTCGGGAAATCGACGATTTTTAATCGGCTGATTGGCGATAGATTGGCCATTGTAGAAGATAAACCGGGGATTACACGTGACCGGATTTATGGTATTTCAGATTGGAACGGCAAGTCGTTCAGTGTGATTGATACCGGAGGTATTGAAATTGATGGAGATGACACGATTCTGAAATCAATCCGCGTTCAAGCGGAGCTGGCGATTGAAGAAGCGGATGTTATTGTATTTATGTGTGAGGCAAAGAGTGGTGTGACGAATTCAGATGAAGAGGTAGCTCAGATTCTGTTCCGTTCAGGTAAACCGATCGTTCTTGCCATCAATAAAGTGGATAATATGAAGCGTGCAGATGATATTTATGAGTTCTATAGCCTAGGTTTTGGAGATCCAATCGGAATTTCCGGTAGTCATGGTACAGGACTCGGTGACTTATTGGACGCTGTCGTAGAACGTCTGCCAGAGAAAATAGATGATGAATATGATGACGATGTCATTCGTGTAGCTTTGATTGGCCGTCCGAATGTAGGTAAATCCTCTTTGGTTAACGCAATTCTGGGTGAAGAACGCGTTATCGTTAGTGATATTGCGGGTACTACTCGCGATGCTATTGATACGCCTTTTGAACGTGATGGACAACGTTATGTGCTTATCGATACTGCAGGTATGCGCAAAAAAGGCAAGGTCTATGAGAACATTGAGAAATACAGTGTTATGCGTGCTATGCGTGCGATTGAACGGGCTGATGTGGTTCTCGTTGTAATTAACGGTGAAGAGGGCATCATCGACCAGGACAAGCATATCGCTGGTTATGCACATGAAGCTGGTAAAGCATCTATTTTTGTTGTGAACAAATGGGATGCCATTGAGAAAGACGACAAGACTATGCAGAACTTCGAGTCTAAGATTCGTGACCACTTCTTGTTTATGAGTTACGCACCGGTTGTCTTCTTGTCGGCTTTAACTAAACAGCGCCTGCAAAAATTGCTGCCAGTGGTGCAGCATGTATCTCAACAGCATGCACTACGCATTACTACGCATCTGGTGAACGATGTTGTATCGGATGCCATTGCGATTAACCCTCCTCCAACTGACAAAGGCCGTCGCTTACGTATTAACTACGTAACGCAGGTTGCGGTGAAGCCACCGACGATCGTGGTGTTCGTAAATGACCCATCGCTGATGCACTTCTCCTATGAACGTTACTTGGAGAATAAAATCCGCGCGGCGTTTAATTTCGAGGGAACGCCAATCCGTCTCTTTACACGGCGCAAATCCGAAAACGAAGGTTAG
- a CDS encoding DUF2768 family protein: protein MDPMTKMWLSLIAMLIMGLSVFLITFARSKTKGLLKALLSILAFVIMLVGLLGGVVSIM, encoded by the coding sequence TTGGATCCGATGACAAAAATGTGGTTGTCCCTGATTGCAATGCTGATTATGGGACTGTCTGTATTTCTAATAACTTTTGCTCGGAGCAAAACAAAGGGACTGCTTAAAGCACTGCTATCTATCCTTGCGTTTGTCATCATGTTAGTTGGCCTATTGGGCGGAGTTGTTTCGATTATGTAA
- the rpsA gene encoding 30S ribosomal protein S1 — MSEEIKNQEATESNETVEAVESAVTENNGAVEVAAVNEEEVTNQADLEIISLKKGDTVKGTIVKIEDNQAYVSIGYKYDGVIPIRELSAVQLDNAAAAVEVGQEVECKVVSINDNKESLVLSKRAVDSEKSWEDLEKYFASQEAFEVTVADVVKGGLVADVGARGFIPASMVERHFVEDFSDYKGRTLRVKVKELDRENSKVILSAKEVLEEEFEANKLKIMAELSEGQIIEGTVQRLTQFGAFVDVGGVDGLVHVSEIAWNHVEKPSDVVSEGDKVRVKVLKVDPEKGKISLSIKAAAPGPWDSAAGEINIGDVVTGVVKRLVNFGAFVELLPGVEGLVHISQISHKHIATPHEVLKEGQEVQVKVLDFNPSEKRVSLSIKETEEAPAPTARPERSNSRDRAPKEVLNNPNVSLSNEGLSFTLAERFGDKLDKFKGNN, encoded by the coding sequence ATGTCTGAAGAAATTAAAAATCAGGAAGCTACGGAGAGCAATGAAACCGTAGAAGCGGTGGAATCCGCTGTGACAGAAAATAACGGAGCTGTAGAAGTTGCTGCCGTTAACGAAGAAGAAGTGACTAACCAAGCTGACTTGGAAATCATTTCTCTGAAAAAAGGCGATACCGTGAAAGGAACAATCGTCAAAATTGAAGATAACCAAGCTTATGTAAGCATTGGATATAAATACGACGGTGTGATTCCGATTCGCGAATTGTCCGCAGTACAACTGGACAACGCTGCTGCAGCAGTAGAAGTTGGACAGGAAGTAGAATGTAAAGTTGTTAGCATCAACGACAACAAGGAAAGCCTTGTTCTTTCCAAACGTGCTGTTGATAGCGAAAAATCATGGGAAGATCTTGAGAAGTACTTTGCTTCCCAAGAAGCTTTCGAAGTTACTGTGGCTGACGTTGTTAAAGGCGGTCTAGTAGCTGATGTTGGAGCACGTGGATTTATCCCAGCTTCCATGGTTGAGCGTCACTTCGTTGAAGATTTCAGCGATTACAAAGGCCGTACCCTTCGCGTTAAAGTGAAAGAACTTGACCGTGAGAACAGCAAAGTAATCCTGTCCGCTAAAGAAGTTCTTGAAGAAGAGTTCGAAGCTAATAAGCTTAAAATTATGGCTGAACTGTCTGAAGGTCAAATCATTGAAGGTACTGTACAACGTCTGACCCAATTCGGCGCATTTGTTGATGTTGGCGGAGTTGACGGTCTTGTACACGTATCCGAAATCGCTTGGAATCACGTAGAGAAGCCTTCTGATGTAGTTTCTGAAGGTGATAAAGTACGTGTTAAAGTACTTAAGGTTGATCCTGAAAAAGGAAAAATCAGCCTGAGCATTAAAGCTGCTGCTCCAGGTCCTTGGGACTCTGCTGCTGGCGAAATCAACATCGGTGATGTTGTAACAGGCGTTGTAAAACGTCTTGTGAACTTCGGAGCATTCGTTGAATTGCTTCCAGGTGTGGAAGGTCTTGTGCACATTTCACAAATCTCCCACAAACACATTGCTACTCCACACGAAGTATTGAAAGAAGGACAAGAAGTACAAGTGAAAGTACTGGACTTCAATCCATCCGAGAAACGTGTTAGCCTGAGCATCAAAGAAACTGAAGAAGCTCCAGCACCTACTGCTAGACCTGAACGCAGCAACAGCAGAGACAGAGCTCCTAAAGAAGTTTTGAATAACCCTAACGTTTCTCTAAGCAACGAAGGCCTTAGCTTTACGCTTGCTGAACGTTTTGGTGACAAGTTGGACAAATTCAAAGGTAATAACTAA
- a CDS encoding 2Fe-2S iron-sulfur cluster-binding protein, which produces MKSQNGVTVMFQPEGRKAVVNRGISVLEAARKAGVTITTRCGGKAGCLMCKVKIATEEATALRPPGDIERRKLGTTLEEGVRLACQAAVWSDVTVQVPEDPLKAAVRRKLEAARRGEEDELW; this is translated from the coding sequence ATGAAATCGCAAAATGGCGTCACCGTTATGTTTCAACCTGAAGGTCGTAAAGCTGTGGTGAATCGTGGTATCTCGGTACTGGAGGCAGCTCGTAAAGCCGGAGTGACGATTACCACTCGCTGTGGAGGCAAAGCAGGCTGTTTGATGTGCAAGGTTAAAATTGCGACTGAAGAGGCCACAGCGCTGAGACCGCCAGGGGATATTGAACGACGTAAGCTTGGAACTACGTTAGAAGAAGGAGTGCGTCTGGCTTGTCAGGCTGCCGTATGGAGCGATGTGACCGTTCAGGTGCCAGAAGATCCACTTAAGGCTGCTGTACGCCGTAAGCTTGAAGCTGCGCGGCGTGGGGAAGAAGATGAGCTGTGGTAG